One window of Ralstonia pickettii DTP0602 genomic DNA carries:
- a CDS encoding beta alanine--pyruvate aminotransferase (K00822: E2.6.1.18; beta-alanine--pyruvate transaminase [EC:2.6.1.18]) → MDAAKTVIPDLDALWMPFTANRQYKAAPRLLASASGMYYTTHDGRQILDGCAGLWCVAAGHCRKEIAEAVARQAATLDYAPPFQMGHPLSFEAASKVAAIMPQGLDRIFFTNSGSESVDTALKIALAYHRARGEGQRTRFIGRERGYHGVGFGGMAVGGIGPNRKAYSANLMPGTDHLPATLNIAEAAFSKGQPQWGAHLADELERILALHDPANVAAVIVEPLAGSAGVLVPPVGYLEKLREITSKHGILLIFDEVITAFGRLGAATAAERFNVTPDLITMAKAINNAAVPMGAVAVRREVHDTVVNAAAPGTIELMHGYTYSGHPLAAAATIATLDLYERENLFGRAAELAPVFEAAVHGVRGAPHVKDIRNYGLVAGIELESRPGQPGARAYEAFLKCLERGVLVRYTGDILAFSPPLIISEAQIAELFDTVKLALQDVK, encoded by the coding sequence ATGGACGCCGCCAAGACCGTGATTCCCGATCTCGATGCCCTGTGGATGCCCTTTACCGCCAACCGCCAGTACAAGGCGGCGCCACGCCTGCTGGCGTCGGCCAGCGGCATGTACTACACCACCCACGACGGCCGCCAGATCCTGGACGGATGCGCGGGCCTGTGGTGCGTCGCCGCCGGTCACTGCCGCAAGGAGATCGCAGAGGCCGTGGCGCGCCAGGCCGCCACGCTGGACTATGCACCGCCGTTCCAGATGGGCCACCCGCTGTCGTTCGAGGCTGCCTCCAAGGTCGCCGCGATCATGCCGCAGGGGCTGGACCGCATCTTCTTCACCAACTCGGGCTCCGAGTCGGTCGACACCGCACTGAAGATCGCGCTGGCCTACCACCGCGCGCGCGGCGAAGGCCAGCGCACGCGCTTTATTGGCCGCGAGCGCGGCTACCACGGCGTGGGCTTCGGCGGCATGGCGGTGGGCGGCATCGGCCCCAACCGCAAGGCCTACTCGGCCAATCTGATGCCGGGCACCGACCACCTGCCGGCCACGCTCAACATCGCCGAGGCAGCCTTCTCCAAGGGCCAGCCGCAATGGGGCGCGCACCTGGCCGACGAGCTGGAACGCATCCTGGCGCTGCATGACCCGGCCAACGTCGCCGCCGTGATCGTCGAGCCGCTGGCCGGCTCCGCTGGCGTGCTGGTGCCGCCGGTCGGCTACCTGGAAAAGCTGCGCGAGATCACCAGCAAGCACGGCATCCTGCTGATCTTCGACGAGGTGATCACCGCCTTCGGCCGCCTGGGCGCCGCCACCGCGGCCGAGCGCTTCAACGTGACGCCGGACCTGATCACCATGGCCAAGGCGATCAACAACGCCGCCGTGCCGATGGGCGCCGTGGCCGTGCGCCGCGAAGTCCATGACACTGTGGTCAACGCCGCCGCGCCGGGCACGATCGAACTGATGCATGGCTACACCTACTCCGGCCACCCGCTGGCTGCCGCGGCCACGATCGCGACGCTCGACCTGTACGAGCGCGAGAACCTGTTCGGCCGCGCCGCCGAACTGGCGCCGGTGTTCGAAGCGGCGGTGCACGGCGTGCGTGGCGCGCCGCACGTGAAGGACATCCGCAATTACGGGCTGGTGGCTGGCATCGAGCTGGAGTCGCGTCCGGGCCAGCCCGGCGCGCGCGCCTACGAGGCCTTCCTGAAATGCCTGGAGCGCGGCGTGCTGGTGCGCTACACCGGCGACATCCTGGCGTTCTCGCCGCCGCTGATCATCTCGGAAGCGCAGATCGCCGAGCTGTTCGATACCGTCAAGCTGGCGCTGCAGGACGTCAAGTAA
- a CDS encoding methylmalonate-semialdehyde dehydrogenase (K00140: mmsA, iolA, ALDH6A1; malonate-semialdehyde dehydrogenase (acetylating) / methylmalonate-semialdehyde dehydrogenase [EC:1.2.1.18 1.2.1.27]), with protein sequence MNIAENRQLAEIHHYIGGAVRRAGGQRLADVFNPATGEVSARVALGTTQDVADAVAAAKAAFPAWSETPPLRRARILFKFKELLDQHHDDLAALITREHGKVFSDAKGEVTRGVEVVEFACGIPNLLKTDFTDNIGGGIDNWNLRQPLGVVAGITPFNFPVMVPMWMFPVAIACGNTFVLKPSERDPSPSLLIADLLRQAGLPDGVFNVVQGDKEAVDALLAHPDVQALSFVGSTPIAEYIYTEGTRHGKRVQALGGAKNHLVVMPDADLDQAVDALIGAAYGSAGERCMAISVAVAVGDVADKLVPRLAERASSLKIRNGMETDAEMGPLVTAAHKAKVEGYIAKGVEEGATLVTDGRGHKVEGHENGFYVGGTLFDNVKPDMTIYKEEIFGPVLSVVRVHDFADAVALINAHEYGNGVSCYTSDGGIARAFARQIQVGMVGINVPIPVPMAWHSFGGWKRSLFGDHHAYGEEGVRFYTRYKSVMQRWPDSIAKGAEFTMPVAK encoded by the coding sequence GTGAATATCGCAGAAAACCGGCAGCTGGCCGAGATCCACCATTACATCGGCGGCGCCGTGCGCCGCGCCGGCGGGCAGCGCCTGGCCGACGTCTTCAATCCCGCCACCGGCGAGGTCAGCGCTCGCGTCGCGCTCGGCACCACGCAGGATGTGGCCGACGCCGTGGCTGCCGCCAAGGCCGCCTTCCCGGCATGGTCGGAAACCCCGCCGCTGCGCCGCGCGCGCATCCTGTTCAAGTTCAAGGAGTTGCTCGACCAGCACCACGACGACCTGGCCGCGCTGATCACGCGCGAGCACGGCAAGGTGTTCTCGGACGCCAAGGGCGAAGTCACGCGCGGCGTCGAGGTGGTGGAGTTCGCCTGCGGCATCCCCAACCTGCTCAAGACCGACTTCACCGACAACATCGGCGGCGGCATCGACAACTGGAACCTGCGCCAGCCGCTGGGCGTGGTGGCCGGCATCACGCCGTTCAACTTCCCGGTGATGGTGCCGATGTGGATGTTCCCGGTGGCGATCGCCTGCGGCAATACCTTCGTGCTGAAGCCTTCGGAACGCGATCCGTCGCCGAGCCTGCTGATTGCCGATCTGCTGCGCCAGGCCGGCTTGCCCGATGGCGTGTTCAACGTGGTGCAGGGCGACAAGGAAGCGGTCGATGCGCTGCTGGCGCATCCGGATGTGCAGGCGCTGTCGTTCGTCGGTTCGACGCCGATTGCGGAGTACATCTATACGGAAGGCACCAGGCACGGCAAGCGCGTGCAGGCGCTGGGCGGTGCCAAGAACCACCTGGTGGTGATGCCCGATGCGGATCTCGACCAGGCGGTGGATGCGCTGATCGGCGCGGCCTACGGCTCCGCCGGCGAGCGCTGCATGGCGATCTCGGTGGCGGTGGCGGTTGGCGACGTGGCCGACAAGCTCGTGCCGCGACTCGCCGAACGCGCCAGCTCGCTGAAGATCCGCAACGGCATGGAGACGGACGCCGAAATGGGTCCGCTGGTGACCGCTGCGCACAAGGCGAAGGTGGAGGGCTATATCGCCAAGGGCGTGGAAGAGGGCGCGACGCTGGTGACCGATGGCCGCGGCCACAAGGTCGAAGGGCATGAGAACGGCTTCTATGTCGGCGGCACGCTGTTCGACAACGTCAAGCCGGACATGACGATCTACAAGGAAGAGATCTTCGGCCCAGTGCTGTCGGTGGTGCGCGTGCATGACTTTGCCGATGCCGTGGCGCTGATCAATGCGCATGAATACGGCAACGGCGTATCTTGCTACACCAGCGATGGCGGCATCGCCCGCGCCTTTGCGCGGCAGATCCAGGTGGGCATGGTCGGCATCAACGTGCCGATCCCGGTGCCGATGGCCTGGCATTCGTTCGGCGGCTGGAAGCGCTCGCTGTTCGGTGATCACCACGCCTATGGCGAAGAAGGCGTGCGCTTCTACACGCGCTACAAGAGCGTGATGCAGCGCTGGCCGGATTCGATTGCCAAAGGCGCTGAGTTCACGATGCCGGTGGCCAAGTAA
- a CDS encoding glyoxalase (K01759: E4.4.1.5, GLO1, gloA; lactoylglutathione lyase [EC:4.4.1.5]), with translation MRVNRIVANIAAADPAGARAFYQDILGLDVLMDHGWLQTYGSTATMTVQLSVATEGGNGTPVPDLSIEVDDVDEAHRRMLAAGIAIEYGPADEPWGVRRFYVRDPFGRLVNILMHT, from the coding sequence ATGAGGGTCAACCGGATCGTTGCCAACATTGCCGCCGCCGACCCGGCCGGTGCCCGCGCTTTCTACCAGGACATCCTGGGCCTGGACGTGTTGATGGACCACGGCTGGCTCCAGACCTACGGCAGCACCGCGACCATGACCGTCCAGCTCAGTGTCGCCACGGAAGGTGGCAACGGCACGCCGGTGCCGGACCTGTCGATCGAAGTCGATGACGTCGACGAGGCGCACCGGCGCATGCTGGCCGCCGGCATTGCCATCGAGTACGGTCCCGCCGACGAGCCGTGGGGCGTGCGCCGCTTCTACGTGCGCGATCCGTTCGGCCGGCTGGTCAATATCCTGATGCACACCTGA